The following are encoded together in the Pseudoxanthobacter soli DSM 19599 genome:
- a CDS encoding amidohydrolase, giving the protein MCMNCVFANALGGFITGKLDRRSFVQASLACVGVAASLSLPGSAFGAVAGADSPSVIFRNGKVYTLDAKKPWAQAVAVAGDRIVAVGSDADVAALATPETKTIDLAGRMLMPGFVEAHIHPFLGAFMTAGVDLQVATAKDALAAIAAFAKAHPTGTIRGFGWRVDMFPPEGPTREMLDAVIADRPAFFLAIDAHSLWANSKALEIAGIDAHTPDPVPGFSYYIRDKSGKPTGYVIETSALLQVVNAIEPISLDSMAQLVVDWLPKASAAGITSVFDAGVPPIGADQGAILEIYTELEKQGRLPFRVVGSYLLKAPPIESATASTQDLMRRIDTDLVQVRVLKMLGDGTQGGYTAWLTEPYADKPDSIGSSPFSEAQWKSVILDADRAGIDVHVHACGERTAHVALDAIAAAIAANPPRDRRHTIAHNVLTDDVDIPRFGELGVIAQFSANWLSADPDTVDSLTRLYGPERQSKIYRPKSILMAGGAVTFGSDWPAAGYLSTYKPLDAVQIAMTRQLIGKPDAPVLAPIAERMALKEALHAATLAGARQIRLEHNVGSIEPGKRADLIVLAKNLFDVAPHDIASTPIDMTMMNGRFTHVA; this is encoded by the coding sequence ATGTGCATGAACTGCGTTTTCGCGAACGCCTTGGGCGGTTTCATCACAGGAAAACTCGATCGCCGCAGCTTCGTGCAGGCGTCGCTCGCCTGCGTCGGTGTCGCGGCGTCGCTCTCCCTGCCGGGCTCCGCTTTCGGCGCGGTCGCCGGGGCGGATAGCCCCTCCGTGATCTTCCGCAACGGCAAGGTCTACACGCTCGACGCCAAGAAGCCCTGGGCGCAGGCGGTGGCGGTCGCGGGCGACCGGATCGTCGCCGTGGGCTCCGACGCGGACGTCGCCGCGCTAGCCACGCCGGAGACCAAGACAATCGACCTGGCGGGGCGGATGCTCATGCCCGGCTTCGTCGAGGCGCATATTCATCCATTCCTCGGCGCATTCATGACCGCAGGCGTCGATCTTCAGGTTGCGACCGCCAAGGACGCGCTCGCCGCGATCGCCGCGTTCGCAAAGGCGCACCCGACCGGCACGATCCGCGGTTTCGGCTGGCGCGTCGACATGTTTCCGCCGGAAGGACCGACGCGGGAAATGCTGGATGCGGTGATCGCGGATCGTCCGGCGTTCTTTCTCGCGATCGACGCGCACAGCCTGTGGGCCAACAGCAAGGCGCTTGAGATCGCGGGGATCGACGCGCACACGCCAGATCCGGTCCCCGGCTTCAGTTATTACATACGGGACAAGAGCGGTAAGCCGACAGGCTACGTCATCGAAACCTCGGCCCTGCTACAGGTCGTCAACGCCATCGAGCCGATCTCCCTCGATTCCATGGCGCAGTTGGTTGTCGACTGGTTGCCCAAGGCCTCCGCCGCGGGAATCACGTCCGTCTTCGACGCCGGCGTTCCGCCGATCGGCGCCGATCAGGGCGCGATCCTCGAAATCTACACGGAACTGGAGAAACAGGGCCGGCTGCCATTCCGCGTGGTCGGTTCGTATCTCCTCAAGGCGCCGCCTATCGAGTCCGCGACCGCGTCCACGCAAGACCTAATGCGGCGCATCGATACCGATCTCGTCCAGGTTCGTGTCCTGAAGATGCTCGGCGACGGAACGCAGGGGGGCTACACGGCATGGCTCACCGAGCCTTACGCGGACAAGCCAGATTCGATCGGGAGTTCGCCGTTCAGCGAGGCACAGTGGAAGAGCGTGATCCTCGATGCGGACCGGGCCGGGATCGACGTGCACGTCCACGCCTGCGGCGAGCGCACGGCTCACGTCGCGCTCGACGCTATCGCGGCCGCTATCGCGGCCAACCCCCCGCGCGACCGGCGTCACACGATCGCGCACAACGTGCTCACCGACGACGTCGACATTCCGCGCTTCGGCGAGCTCGGCGTCATCGCTCAGTTCTCCGCCAACTGGCTGTCGGCGGATCCGGACACGGTGGACAGCTTGACGCGCCTCTACGGTCCGGAGCGGCAGAGCAAGATTTATCGACCGAAGTCGATCCTCATGGCCGGCGGCGCCGTGACGTTCGGATCTGACTGGCCGGCGGCCGGCTACCTCTCGACCTACAAGCCGCTCGACGCCGTCCAGATCGCCATGACGCGCCAGTTGATTGGCAAGCCCGACGCGCCCGTGCTGGCGCCTATAGCCGAGCGCATGGCTCTCAAGGAGGCGCTTCACGCCGCGACGCTTGCGGGCGCGCGCCAGATTCGCCTCGAACACAACGTCGGCTCGATCGAGCCGGGAAAACGCGCCGACCTGATCGTGCTTGCGAAGAACCTGTTCGACGTCGCGCCGCATGACATTGCTTCGACCCCAATCGACATGACGATGATGAACGGCCGCTTCACGCATGTCGCCTGA